The proteins below come from a single Lasioglossum baleicum chromosome 20, iyLasBale1, whole genome shotgun sequence genomic window:
- the Cpr3 gene encoding cuticular protein 3: MASKLIVFVSLAVFAKGALVPAPLVAVPAKLEELDAAPQYSFAYDVQDAVTGDSKAQYETRNGDIVQGSYSLIEADGTRRIVEYTADPINGFNAVVSREPATGLAAIAAPVVPYAAGIAPAAVQPVLPAGPAAAPAIPSSGPDSDVEVVEARSGPLRTATSRDQQLRQQQEQQLQQLKQIERQQQEQQQQQLRQLQQLQQQSRLHFQQAQQQQAQQQAQQRQQQRPQELEKDQDQPQRLQQLQEAPVRAVAAPLQIPARSQRVITLAEAKGIPNYPVAYYSTYSSPLAFAAPLGFTPAAAALP; this comes from the exons ATGGCTTCAAAG CTCATCGTGTTCGTAAGCTTGGCGGTGTTCGCGAAGGGTGCTTTGGTCCCCGCGCCGTTGGTGGCTGTACCCGCCAAGTTGGAAGAGCTGGACGCAGCTCCGCAGTACAGTTTCGCGTACGACGTCCAGGATGCTGTGACCGGCGACTCGAAGGCCCAATACGAGACCAGGAACGGAGACATCGTGCAGGGTAGCTACAGTTTGATCGAGGCTGACGGTACCCGCCGCATCGTCGAGTACACGGCGGACCCGATCAACGGGTTCAACGCTGTCGTCAGTCGAGAACCAGCGACAGGATTGGCAGCCATCGCAGCACCGGTGGTCCCATACGCGGCGGGTATCGCACCGGCTGCTGTGCAACCTGTTTTACCGGCTGGGCCAGCTGCTGCACCCGCCATACCCTCCAGTGGGCCTGATTCCGACGTCGAGGTGGTGGAAGCACGGTCCGGGCCCCTGAGAACCGCAACCAGCCGTGACCAGCAGCTGAGACAGCAGCAGGAACAGCAGCTGCAACAACTGAAGCAAATCGAGAGACAACAGCAggagcaacagcagcaacaattGCGTCAACTTCAGCAGCTTCAGCAACAGTCCAGGCTCCACTTCCAACAGGCTCAACAGCAACAAGCTCAGCAACAGGCTCAACAGAGACAGCAACAGAGACCCCAGGAGCTCGAGAAGGATCAGGACCAACCACAAAGGCTTCAACAGCTCCAGGAAGCTCCTGTGAGAGCTGTAGCTGCTCCTCTGCAAATCCCAGCCAGGTCCCAAAGAGTTATCACTCTCGCCGAAGCTAAGGGTATACCTAACTACCCTGTCGCTTACTACTCCACGTACTCGTCCCCGTTGGCCTTCGCAGCGCCCCTAGGGTTCACACCCGCTGCCGCCGCGCTTCCTTAA
- the Rpl23a gene encoding ribosomal protein L23A translates to MSTTNVVNRSSILLLPVRADVLFSKMAPKPKPTDKAAGKPAEKKTEKKAEKKPASASSTSKVTKPAAKPAAKKPAAAKSTTAAKPAAKPAAKPAPKPAVKPLISKPKKNVQAAKKTPKGGKPAAPLQKALKVQKKILKGVHGSRVRKIRTSVHFHRPKTYRPPRNPKYTRKSVPNRNRMDAFNIIKFPLTTEAAMKKIEDNNTLVFIAHTRANKYHIKASIKKLYDVDVAKVNTLIRPDGKKKAYVRLTRDYDALDVANKIGII, encoded by the exons ATGTCAACGACTAACGTAGTGAATCGATCTTCCATACTTCTGCTTCCGGTTCGTGCTGACGTTCTTTTTAGCAAAATGGCTCCAAAACCTAAGCCCACGGACAAAGCAG CCGGCAAACCGGCGGAGAAGAAGACTGAGAAAAAAGCGGAGAAGAAGCCAGCTTCAGCTTCCTCTACGTCAAAGGTGACAAAGCCAGCTGCAAAGCCTGCAGCAAAGAAACCAGCAGCTGCTAAATCTACCACTGCGGCTAAGCCTGCAGCGAAACCAGCAGCAAAGCCTGCGCCTAAGCCTGCTGTTAAACCCTTGATCAGTAAGCCCAAGAAGAATGTCCAGGCTGCGAAGAAGACTCCTAAGGGTGGCAAACCAGCTGCACCTCTTCAAAAGGCACTCAAAGTACAGAAAAAG ATCTTGAAGGGTGTTCATGGATCCAGAGTAAGGAAAATCAGAACATCCGTCCATTTCCATCGTCCGAAAACATACAGGCCCCCGAGGAATCCGAAGTATACTAGGAAATCAGTCCCGAACAGGAATCG TATGGACGCTTTCAATATTATCAAATTCCCATTGACCACCGAAGCGGCCATGAAGAAGATTGAGGACAACAACACATTAGTTTTTATTGCACACACACGTGCCAACAAATACCACATTAAAGCATCCATCAAAAAGTTGTACGATGTTGATGTAGCTAAAGTTAACACTCTGATCAGGCCTGATGGCAAAAAGAAGGCATACGTGCGGTTAACGCGTGACTACGATGCACTTGATGTTGCCAACAAGATCGGCATAATATAA
- the Cap-g gene encoding chromosome associated protein G: MSGNLQGKMSEIFYNSQFKKTSHQSNLKKLMDLYEKTDLEVFWDVFKSHFIVPLTFAQKHPRVQNTLQFVADFALRLNARSCANEETQEEEPLCPFLVQIFDFLLTIHCARDSAVRFRTCHFLNILFNAMGDQAFIDDDICDKITVAMMDRLLDKSPKVRAQAIFALHRLQDPSDDECQVIKMYIFHVSKDPNPEVRMATLMCMGKNQRTLQAALRRTRDVHEGVRKLAYEFVSKVTVRSLTITQRDQLLNDGLKDRSENVRKCVENTLLPSWLRHYNGCITSLVRALDAEIATDISMMALKTLFKQSSVVTLIEQLPITMEMKLIPLDKLTSENVVYWRCLVEYFQQEHSVDQVEMIIPELSKFCTYIEDYLASISLNENEIWRNNMQKFILLQLFEITTMYDLSDEAGRKKLKDLICNTLMGNYWSEQIIECVVKYLQKVIPDVNTRLDTLANIISDIRLPLKEPTQSVQISEDEQNTNNLKRAKLRVNLLNLKEEEYQAIQNKEYLRADELKNQINALNEEIVKLSEPQVVIVTEEIKEKDDTETMVKCLAILCTMLQSVSSLTPTLRSMMQIALDGLEHPDDTVHISAIRALSIYCVLDKTLAKKYLMVLFLQFSLEQENLEIWLIALKGIFDLCLLHGLEYLDIIENVDGTANKTEKSHSVKLYSHSDREVSLTSMQQSSKEKDDDYNFIKIIITFMDHTDENLRTIATEGICKLLLNRRIRSATLLSRLIILAYNPVNDNDFYLRQCLSCFFDNFLSRVPDGQQMLEEAYLPTLQIISNAPDTSSLQEVDPYDVSRFILNLTGLKIRREGTENYYCSHNSLVFIILAEILNPVSSIHQDVLLKSLKDLHLEIEDDAMKENLKSAIDKVAEVVKGKSRLLLRQLYTFDSNQSDSLSATVE, from the exons ATGAGTGGAAATCTACAGGGAAAGATGTCTGAAATATTTTACAATTCTCAATTCAAAAAAACTTCTCACCAAAGCAATTTGAAGAAACTGATGGACTTATACGAGAAG ACTGACCTagaagttttttgggatgttttTAAGTCGCATTTCATAGTTCCTCTCACCTTTGCACAAAAACATCCAAGAGTTCAGAACACTTTGCAGTTTGTTGCCGATTTTGCTCTCAGGTTGAATGCTCGTTCGTGTGCGAATGAAGAGACGCAGGAAGAGGAACCGCTGTGTCCCTTCCTTGTTCAAATTTTTGATTTCCTTCTGACCATTCACTGTGCTAGAGATTCGGCTGTGAGATTTCGTACTTGCCACTTTCTCAACATTTTATTCAACGCTATGGGAGATCAGGCTTTCATAGATGACGATATCTGTGATAAAATTACCGTTGCTATGATGGACCGTTTGTTGGATAAGTCACCGAAAGTCAGAGCGCAAGCTATCTTTGCTTTGCACAGACTCCAAGATCCATCAGACGACGAATGTCaggtgataaaaatgtatatatttcaCGTTTCTAAGGATCCAAACCCTGAAGTCCGTATGGCAACATTGATGTGTATGGGAAAGAATCAAAGAACTCTGCAAGCGGCGTTAAGACGCACCAGAGACGTGCACGAAGGAGTACGTAAACTAGCATACGAATTCGTTAGCAAAGTTACAGTCAGATCGTTGACTATTACTCAAAGAGATCAATTATTGAATGACGGTCTAAAAGATAGATCGGAAAATGTGAGGAAGTGTGTGGAGAATACCTTATTGCCGTCATGGTTAAGACATTATAACGGTTGTATTACAAGTTTAGTAAGAGCTCTCGACGCTGAAATTGCCACAGATATATCCATGATGGCATTGAAAACATTATTCAA GCAGAGTTCAGTAGTCACACTGATAGAGCAATTACCAATAACCatggaaatgaaattgattcCACTGGATAAACTGACCAGTGAGAATGTAGTCTACTGGAGGTGTTTAGTAGAATATTTTCAACAGGAACATTCTGTAGATCAAGTGGAAATGATTATACCAGAATTATCTAAATTTTGTACATACATTGAAGACTATTTAGCATCGATATCcttaaatgaaaatgaaatatggagGAACAACATGCAAAAATTCATTCTTTtacaattatttgaaataacaaCTATGTATGATTTATCTGATGAAGCTGGAAGGAAAAAGTTGAAAGATTTGATATGCAACACATTAATGGGTAACTACTGGTCTGAACAAATTATTGAATGTGTGGTTAAATATTTACAGAAAGTTATACCAGATGTAAATACTAGATTGGATACCTTGGCTAACATTATTAGCGATATAAGATTGCCTCTGAAAGAGCCTACACAGAGCGTACAAATTTCGGAGGACGAACAGAATACCAATAATTTGAAA AGAGCAAAACTTCGAGTAAACTTGTTGAACCTGAAGGAAGAGGAATATCAAGCTATACAAAACAAAGAGTATTTGCGGGCTGATGAATTGAAGAACCAGATCAATGCATTGAATGAAGAGATCGTGAAATTGTCAGAACCGCAGGTCGTAATAGTTACAGAGGAAATAAAGGAGAAAGATGATACAGAAACAATGGTAAAATGTTTAGCCATATTATGCACTATGCTGCAGTCGGTGTCTTCGTTAACACCGACTCTTAGGAGTATGATGCAAATAGCTCTCGACGGTTTAGAG CATCCAGATGATACAGTCCACATATCTGCAATACGCGCGCTCTCTATTTATTGCGTGTTGGATAAAACGTTAGCTAAAAAATACCTGATGGTGCTGTTTCTACAATTTTCTTTGGAACAAGAAAATCTAGAAATCTGGTTGATAGCGTTGAAAGGAATTTTCGATCTCTGCTTGTTGCACGGACTTGAATATTTAGATATTATAGAAAATGTAGATGGGACTGCTAATAAGACGGAAAAATCTCATTCTGTGAAATTGTACAGTCACAGTGACCGGGAAGTATCCTTAACATCGATGCAACAATCAAGCAAAGAGAAAGACGATGATtataatttcatcaaaattataATCACATTCATGGATCACACG GATGAAAATCTACGGACGATTGCCACTGAAGGCATTTGCAAGCTGCTGCTGAATCGTCGAATAAGAAGCGCGACTTTGTTATCAAGATTAATTATATTAGCGTATAACCCAGTGAATGACAATGACTTTTACCTACGGCAATGTTTAAGCTGTTTCTTCGACAATTTTCTATCGCGTGTGCCGGACGGGCAACAAATGTTGGAAGAGGCATATTTGCCAACGTTACAAATTATATCTAACGCACCCGACACCAGCAGTTTGCAGGAAGTCGATCCTTACGACGTCTCCAGGTTTATATTGAATTTGACTGGATTGAAAATTCGCAGAGAAGGCACggaaaattattattgttcCCACAATAGTCTTGTTTTTATTATCCTGGCGGAAATATTGAATCCTGTTAGCAGTATTCATCAAGATGTTCTTCTTAAATCGTTGAAAGATTTACATTTGGAGATCGAAGATGACGCGatgaaagaaaatttgaaatCCGCCATTGATAAGGTCGCTGAAGTG GTGAAAGGGAAAAGTAGACTTCTTTTGAGGCAATTATACACATTCGACTCGAACCAGAGTGACTCTTTGAGTGCAACAGTTGAATAG
- the Cpr4 gene encoding cuticular protein 4, giving the protein MAIKKVMIVMAIAVLATCNGAAIPLAPLPVAKIATVDPGLNYDPHPQYTYAYDVQDSLTGDSKSQHESRDGDVVSGSYSFIEADGTRRIVEYTADPVNGFNAVVHREPVAVIKPVVKVAPLAFHP; this is encoded by the exons ATGGCCATCAAG aaggtgATGATCGTAATGGCAATCGCAGTATTGGCCACATGCAACGGCGCCGCAATTCCTCTGGCTCCTCTGCCGGTGGCTAAAATCGCGACAGTGGACCCAGGTCTAAATTACGACCCTCATCCTCAGTACACTTATGCTTACGACGTTCAGGATAGTTTGACCGGGGACTCGAAGAGCCAGCACGAGAGCAGAGACGGCGATGTTGTCAGTGGTAGCTACAGTTTCATCGAGGCTGATGGTACTAGGAGGATTGTCGAGTACACTGCTGATCCGGTCAACGGGTTCAACGCTGTAGTACATAGGGAACCTGTTGCTGTCATCAAGCCTGTGGTCAAGGTCGCTCCCTTGGCCTTCCACCCTTAG
- the LOC143218792 gene encoding uncharacterized protein LOC143218792 — protein sequence MEMFHLTHPEVLSDPELREILENCCIDFNNYKHLSRSQLIELYRRVAMPLPKRGSENCQNSDANKNNKQEEEHLADEYRSDVVPFNGTSNIKRSISEVKSSPSSCSMKPKSPVNELKQTPKKIRLCNSNNLRDYNDIDKRVNDGKLDEAPSKKRQKITWP from the exons ATGGAAATGTTCCATTTAACTCATCCCGAAGTACTGTCAGACCCTGAGCTTCGGGAAATCTTAGAAAAT tGTTGCATcgactttaataattataaacatttatccAGATCTCAGTTAATAGAATTATACAGACGGGTGGCGATGCCCTTACCTAAACGAGGAAGTGAAAATTGTCAAAACTCGGATGCTAATAAGAATAACAAACAGGAGGAGGAACATTTAGCAGACGAGTATCGAAGTGATGTAGTTCCATT CAATGGCACAAGTAATATAAAAAGAAGCATAAGTGAAGTAAAATCATCCCCATCTTCTTGTTCAATGAAACCTAAATCTCCTGTGAACGAGCTTAAACAGACACCTAAAAAGATACGTCTATGTAATTCAAATAATCTGAGAGATTATAATGATATTGACAAACGTGTTAACGATGGAAAACTTGAT GAAGCTCCATCAAAGAAGAGACAGAAGATTACATGGCCGTAA
- the LOC143218787 gene encoding ras-related protein Rab-34 has product MLETRSAVYKMLGDARYERQIDNWPPPFSSDITPYNETNFSTLVRRSCASKSISLRISKTIIIGDVSVGKSCLVNRFCHKTFDANYKATIGVDFEVERFDILGIPFHLQIWDTAGQERFKSIAASYYRSANVIVVAFDLSNLISLGHCEQWLSEAAKSNAEPYHVFLVGTKRDLLSNQIYNIIEKRAIIIAKKLKAEFWAVSSRTGDGVSELFARVAVLTFHSTVLNELENVKQKINIGSDFITLNGQAKNLKQRRKKNKCFECPGSVIEY; this is encoded by the exons ATGTTAGAAACACGTTCGGCTGTTTATAAAATGTTAGGAGACGCGCGCTATGAAAGACAG ATCGACAATTGGCCGCCACCATTTTCATCCGACATTACGCCATACAATGAAACAAACTTCAGTACGCTTGTTAGGCGATCATGCGCCTCGAAAAGTATATCTTTGAGAatctcgaaaacgataataatcGGAGACGTTTCCGTCGGAAAATCATGTTTAGTGAATCG ATTTTGCCATAAAACATTCGATGCTAACTACAAAGCAACCATTGGGGTGGATTTCGAAGTGGAGAGATTTGATATCCTTGGCATACCTTTCCACTTGCAAAT aTGGGACACAGCTGGTCAAGAAAGATTCAAGTCCATTGCTGCTTCCTATTATAGGAGTGCAAATG tgATTGTTGTTGCTTTTGATTTGAGCAATTTAATATCCTTGGGACATTGTGAACAATGGTTGTCCGAAGCTGCTAAAAGTAATGCAGAACCGTATCATGTATTTCTAGTAGGCACTAAACGAGATTTATTG TCGAatcaaatatataatataatagagaAGAGAGCCATCATTATAGCAAAGAAATTGAAAGCAGAATTCTGGGCAGTATCGTCTAGGACAGGAGACGGAGTATCAGAATTATTCGCCAGGGTTGCTGTATTAACTTTTCACTCGACAGTTTTAAACGAGTTAGAAAATGTAAAACAGAAAATCAATATTGGCTCAGACTTTATAA CGCTTAACGGTCAGGCAAAAAATCTTAAGCAGAGAAGAAAGAAGAATAAATGCTTCGAGTGTCCAGGTTCGGTAATAGAATATTAA
- the L(1)g0007 gene encoding ATP-dependent RNA helicase l(1)G0007, whose protein sequence is MDSSNDSGLYRLEGTDKSQAGGLIIRKKPSDHTFKKPQMSILGLDKLAKRKRQENAQEANSLRSNSPESEIKERKYRSYAEETPTHTGGVNCEAQRRLESRLKHQRLSAQDKHHRHHREHSRDSDSRRRDRSRERDREREQSRSRGSSRQTPLRFKDEPQTPKFKTKDPTSRSNWDDDEDEEPRKSSWDHPTPNLYSNRDGRESTRSEFTPSYKYNSWNKDKASGATPMVDGEEKELWEEEQQRLDREWYALDDGENHAFADVSEEYTRKKEMELEAKRQKRLSAQQRQINKDNELWERNRMLTSGVVSSLDHDDDPDDEGESRVHLLVHHVVPPFLDGRIVFTKQPEPVVPVRDPTSDMALVARKGSGLVRAYREQKERRRAQKKHWELAGTHIGNIMGVRDRNKEDKEEPGQEHDFKAGQKYARHIGADEVTGEAKYRTIQHQRRSLPVFAVRQELLNVIRENSVVVIIGETGSGKTTQLTQYLHEDGYSRNGIIGCTQPRRVAAMSVAKRVSDEMATSLGDKVGYAIRFEDCTSKDTVIKYMTDGILLRESLREGDLDRYSVIIMDEAHERSLSTDVLFGLLREVVARRHDLKLIVTSATMDSNKFSVFFGNAATFQIPGRTFPVEILHAKNAVDDYVDAAVKQVMQIHLQPRSGDVLVFMPGQEDIEVTCEALKERLAEIESAPLLSILPIYSQLPSDLQAKIFQRSEGGLRKCVVATNIAETSLTVDGIVFVVDSGYCKLKVYNPRIGMDALQVYPVSRANADQRAGRAGRTGPGTCYRLYTRRQYLDELLLTGVPEIQRTNLANTVLLLKSLGVQDLLAFHFMDPPPQDNILNSLYQLWILGALDHTGRLTPLGRQMAEFPLDPPQCQMLIVASQLGCTADILIIVSMLSVPSIFYRPKGREEDSDSAREKFQVPESDHLTYLNVYNQWKTNGYSSSWCNDHFIHAKAMRKVREVRQQLEEILKQQKMEVVSCGTDWDIVRKCICSAYFHQAARLKGIGEYVNCRTGMPCHLHPTSALFGMGFTPDYVVYHELVMTAKEYMQCVTAVDGHWLAELGPMFFSVKETGRSGRAKRRKAMQHLHEMEGQMKEAEEEMKARAQQQLEREQASIRKKEILTPGIREPGTPAPYRKTPSRLGL, encoded by the exons ATGGATAGCTCAAACGATTCAGGTTTGTATAGGTTAGAAGGGACTGACAAAAGTCAAGCTGGGGGTTTGATTATTCGTAAGAAACCTTCTGATCACACGTTCAAGAAGCCTCAGATGTCAATCTTGGGTCTCGATAAGCTTGCGAAACGGAAAAGACAAGAAAACGCGCAGGAGGCAAACTCGTTGAGATCAAACTCGCCAGAATCAGAGATTAAAGAGAGAAAATACAGATCATATGCCGAAGAAACACCAACTCATACTGGTGGGGTGAATTGTGAAGCACAAAGAAGATTAGAGTCAAGGTTGAAACATCAGAGATTAAGTGCTCAGGATAAGCATCACAGACATCACAGAGAGCATAGTAGAGATAGCGACTCTAGGAGACGAGACAGAAGTAGAGAAcgggacagagaaagagaacaGAGTAGAAGCAGAGGTAGCAGTAGACAAACACCTTTGAGATTTAAGGATGAGCCACAGACGCCAAAGTTCAAAACGAAG GATCCAACATCCAGAAGTAATTGGGACGACGACGAGGATGAAGAACCAAGGAAGTCAAGCTGGGATCATCCGACGCCGAATCTTTACAGCAACAGAGACGGTCGTGAGAGTACCAGGAGTGAATTCACTCCTTCGTACAAATATAATTCTTGGAACAAAGATAAAGCCAGTGGTGCCACGCCTATGGTAGATGGAGAAGAGAAAGAATTGTGGGAAGAAGAGCAACAAAG ATTGGACAGGGAATGGTATGCTTTAGACGATGGCGAGAACCATGCGTTTGCCGATGTGTCTGAGGAATATACACGGAAAAAGGAAATGGAACTGGAAGCAAAAAGACAGAAACGTCTTTCTGCACAGCAGCGACAGATCAACAAGGATAATGAACTGTGGGAACGTAATCGAATGTTAACTTCTGGTGTTGTAAGTTCGTTAGACCATGACGATGATCCGGATGATGAAGGAGAGAGTAGAGTGCATCTCTTAGTCCACCATGTTGTTCCACCATTCTTAGATG GTCGAATCGTGTTCACTAAACAACCGGAGCCTGTAGTACCTGTGCGTGATCCCACTTCTGACATGGCCCTTGTCGCAAGGAAAGGTTCGGGTTTAGTACGAGCGTATCGCGAACAGAAAGAGCGTCGTAGAGCTCAGAAGAAGCATTGGGAGCTAGCTGGGACTCATATTGGCAATATTATGGGTGTTCGTGATAGGAATAAAGAAGACAAAGAAGAACCAGGACAAGAACACGATTTTAAAGCTGGTCAGAAATACGCTCGTCACATAGGAGCTGACGAAGTTACAGGGGAAGCTAAATACAGAACCATTCAACATCAAAGGAGGAGTCTACCTGTGTTCGCTGTACGCCAAGAACTGTTAAACGTTATCAGAGAGAACAGTGTGGTGGTTATAATCGGAGAAACTGGTAGTGGAAAAACTACACAACTAACACAGTATCTCCACGAAGACGGTTACAGTCGTAATGGAATAATTGGGTGTACACAACCCAGACGGGTGGCAGCCATGTCTGTAGCAAAGAGAGTCTCCGATGAGATGGCTACTAGTTTAGGAGACAAAGTTGGTTATGCTATTCGATTTGAGGACTGTACCTCTAAAGAT ACTGTTATCAAATATATGACCGATGGTATTTTATTAAGAGAAAGTTTGAGAGAGGGAGACCTGGATCGATATAGTGTTATTATTATGGACGAGGCTCACGAAAGATCCTTATCCACCGATGTATTATTTGGTTTGCTCAGAGAG GTTGTAGCTAGGCGACACGATTTAAAATTAATCGTAACATCAGCCACAATGGACTCCAATAAATTTTCGGTGTTTTTCGGAAATGCTGCGACGTTTCAGATTCCAGGTCGCACGTTCCCGGTGGAAATATTACACGCGAAGAATGCGGTAGACGATTACGTGGACGCCGCTGTGAAGCAAGTAATGCAAATACATTTGCAACCACGATCTGGCGACGTGTTAGTCTTCATGCCTGGTCAAGAAGACATTGAAGTCACCTGTGAAGCGTTGAAGGAGCGTTTAGCCGAGATTGAATCAGCTCCACTACTTTCTATCCTGCCGATTTATTCACAGTTGCCCTCGGACCTGCAGGCTAAAATTTTTCAGCGTTCAGAGGGAGGCCTACGGAAATGTGTCGTGGCTACAAACATCGCAGAAACTTCGTTGACCGTAGACGGTATCGTGTTTGTCGTCGATTCTGGATACTGCAAGTTGAAGGTGTACAATCCACGAATCGGTATGGACGCTTTGCAAGTGTACCCTGTGTCCAGAGCTAACGCCGATCAACGGGCGGGTCGAGCTGGGCGTACTGGTCCTGGCACATGTTACAGGTTATACACGCGAAGACAATACTTGGACGAGTTACTTCTGACTGGAGTTCCTGAGATACAGCGAACCAATCTCGCGAACACCGTGTTACTGTTGAAGTCCTTGGGTGTGCAAGATTTGTTAGCGTTTCACTTCATGGACCCTCCGCCCCAAGACAATATATTGAATTCATTGTATCAGTTGTGGATTTTGGGCGCTCTAGATCATACGGGACGTCTCACACCTTTGGGACGTCAAATGGCAGAGTTTCCTCTGGATCCTCCTCAGTGCCAAATGTTGATAGTGGCTTCGCAGCTTGGTTGTACTGCTGATATACTTATTATAG TTTCAATGTTGTCGGTGCCATCGATATTCTATCGACCCAAAGGCCGCGAGGAAGACTCTGATTCAGCCAGAGAGAAGTTCCAAGTGCCCGAATCCGATCACTTGACGTACTTAAACGTGTACAATCAATGGAAAACAAACGGCTATTCGAGTTCGTGGTGTAACGACCATTTTATTCACGCGAAAGCCATGCGAAAAGTAAGGGAAGTACGTCAACAACTTGAAGAGATTCTGAAACAACAAAAGATGGAGGTTGTCAGTTGCGGAACCGATTGGGACATTGTTAGAAAGTGTATCTGCTCGGCGTATTTCCACCAAGCAGCCCGACTCAAGGGTATCGGCGAATACGTTAATTGCCGTACCGGAATGCCATGCCATCTTCATCCAACTTCCGCTTTGTTTGGTATGGGATTCACGCCGGACTATGTGGTTTACCATGAGCTTGTCATGACTGCTAAAGAGTACATGCAGTGTGTCACTGCCGTTGACGGACACTGGCTTGCGGAGTTGGGTCCTATGTTCTTCAGTGTAAAGGAAACAGGAAGAAGCGGACGAGCGAAGAGGCGAAAAGCGATGCAACATCTGCATGAGATGGAGGGACAGATGAAGGAAGCAGAAGAAGAGATGAAAGCTAGGGCTCAACAGCAACTCGAACGCGAGCAGGCTTCTATCAGGAA GAAAGAAATATTGACGCCTGGTATCAGGGAACCGGGAACTCCAGCTCCCTATCGCAAGACTCCAAGTAGACTAGGATTGTAA